From Xiphophorus couchianus chromosome 4, X_couchianus-1.0, whole genome shotgun sequence, a single genomic window includes:
- the LOC114143761 gene encoding C5a anaphylatoxin chemotactic receptor 1 isoform X1, whose protein sequence is MIGSRNECCNHTQERESKRERVKERVSKRCQKSKQELPLLGVAPLLPHLRNIEKLHITSMADKNTTQASSNSSSQLQDDASRGVQITVTLLIFLVGVSLNGLVVWALGLRGRRHLVRRGSTEETRAASSFRVYVLNLAVADLILLLRTPVMVGYIVNKGSWPFGKEFCHLIMFLRCLGLYASAFLLCAVALERCLCLLRPVWARLKRPSWAVPLVCGVLWLMAFIFSVPYIYFAELKKVSGKYHCVESGNFNLGLFLTETIAGFILPLMVFVASNLAVLVTVNKAMPSTPSGTTPSMARKMTRMYHVLFSTMVLFLTCWVPYFVCRFVQALAEDKSVLYYSAQKAVYICLFLVYIKSALNPVLYVFAARGLGRAIKNSLVSTIERLFNEESYESIRRKSLKTSQI, encoded by the exons ATGATTGGAAGTAGAAATGAATGTTGCAATCACACACAGGAAAGAGagagcaaaagagagagagtgaaagAGAGAGTGAGCAAGAGATGTCAAAAGAGCAAGCAGGAACTCCCTCTCCTAGGTGTTGCTCCACTTCTTCCACACTTGAGGAACATTGAAAAG ctCCACATCACCTCCATGgctgacaaaaacacaacacaggcCTCCTCTAACTCCAGCAGCCAATTGCAGGACGACGCTTCCAGAGGAGTCCAAATTACAGTCACTCTGCTTATTTTTCTG GTGGGCGTATCTCTGAATGGGTTGGTGGTCTGGGCACTTGGACTCCGAGGTCGGCGTCACCTGGTGCGCAGAGGCAGCACTGAGGAAACGCGTGCTGCCAGCAGTTTCAGAGTCTACGTCCTGAACTTGGCCGTGGCTGATCTTATCTTGCTCCTGCGGACTCCTGTCATGGTTGGCTATATTGTTAACAAGGGCAGTTGGCCATTTGGAAAGGAATTCTGTCACCTGATAATGTTCCTGCGATGTCTTGGGCTGTACGCCTCTGCTTTCCTCCTTTGTGCTGTGGCTCTGGAACGTTGCTTGTGTCTCCTCAGGCCTGTGTGGGCTCGACTGAAACGACCCTCCTGGGCTGTTCCTCTGGTATGTGGAGTCCTATGGCTGATGGCCTTCATCTTTTCTGTCCCCTACATCTACTTTGCTGAATTGAAGAAAGTATCCGGCAAATACCATTGCGTGGAGAGCGGAAATTTTAATCTAGGATTGTTTCTAACAGAAACAATAGCTGGCTTCATATTGCCTCTCATGGTATTCGTGGCAAGTAACTTGGCCGTTTTGGTCACCGTTAACAAAGCCATGCCTTCAACACCCAGTGGCACAACACCATCAATGGCACGTAAGATGACCAGGATGTACCATGTGCTCTTTTCCACCATGGTCCTCTTTCTCACCTGCTGGGTGCCCTACTTTGTCTGTCGCTTCGTGCAAGCCCTGGCAGAGGATAAGTCTGTTTTGTACTACTCAGCACAGAAGGCCGTATATATCTGTCTGTTTCTGGTGTACATCAAAAGTGCTCTTAATCCTGTGCTGTACGTGTTTGCTGCCAGAGGCCTGGGCCGTGCCATCAAAAATTCACTCGTCTCAACAATTGAAAGACTTTTCAATGAGGAATCCTATGAGTCCATACGAAGGAAGTCACTCAAGACCTCCCAG
- the LOC114143761 gene encoding C5a anaphylatoxin chemotactic receptor 1 isoform X2 — protein sequence MADKNTTQASSNSSSQLQDDASRGVQITVTLLIFLVGVSLNGLVVWALGLRGRRHLVRRGSTEETRAASSFRVYVLNLAVADLILLLRTPVMVGYIVNKGSWPFGKEFCHLIMFLRCLGLYASAFLLCAVALERCLCLLRPVWARLKRPSWAVPLVCGVLWLMAFIFSVPYIYFAELKKVSGKYHCVESGNFNLGLFLTETIAGFILPLMVFVASNLAVLVTVNKAMPSTPSGTTPSMARKMTRMYHVLFSTMVLFLTCWVPYFVCRFVQALAEDKSVLYYSAQKAVYICLFLVYIKSALNPVLYVFAARGLGRAIKNSLVSTIERLFNEESYESIRRKSLKTSQI from the exons ATGgctgacaaaaacacaacacaggcCTCCTCTAACTCCAGCAGCCAATTGCAGGACGACGCTTCCAGAGGAGTCCAAATTACAGTCACTCTGCTTATTTTTCTG GTGGGCGTATCTCTGAATGGGTTGGTGGTCTGGGCACTTGGACTCCGAGGTCGGCGTCACCTGGTGCGCAGAGGCAGCACTGAGGAAACGCGTGCTGCCAGCAGTTTCAGAGTCTACGTCCTGAACTTGGCCGTGGCTGATCTTATCTTGCTCCTGCGGACTCCTGTCATGGTTGGCTATATTGTTAACAAGGGCAGTTGGCCATTTGGAAAGGAATTCTGTCACCTGATAATGTTCCTGCGATGTCTTGGGCTGTACGCCTCTGCTTTCCTCCTTTGTGCTGTGGCTCTGGAACGTTGCTTGTGTCTCCTCAGGCCTGTGTGGGCTCGACTGAAACGACCCTCCTGGGCTGTTCCTCTGGTATGTGGAGTCCTATGGCTGATGGCCTTCATCTTTTCTGTCCCCTACATCTACTTTGCTGAATTGAAGAAAGTATCCGGCAAATACCATTGCGTGGAGAGCGGAAATTTTAATCTAGGATTGTTTCTAACAGAAACAATAGCTGGCTTCATATTGCCTCTCATGGTATTCGTGGCAAGTAACTTGGCCGTTTTGGTCACCGTTAACAAAGCCATGCCTTCAACACCCAGTGGCACAACACCATCAATGGCACGTAAGATGACCAGGATGTACCATGTGCTCTTTTCCACCATGGTCCTCTTTCTCACCTGCTGGGTGCCCTACTTTGTCTGTCGCTTCGTGCAAGCCCTGGCAGAGGATAAGTCTGTTTTGTACTACTCAGCACAGAAGGCCGTATATATCTGTCTGTTTCTGGTGTACATCAAAAGTGCTCTTAATCCTGTGCTGTACGTGTTTGCTGCCAGAGGCCTGGGCCGTGCCATCAAAAATTCACTCGTCTCAACAATTGAAAGACTTTTCAATGAGGAATCCTATGAGTCCATACGAAGGAAGTCACTCAAGACCTCCCAG